Genomic window (Capricornis sumatraensis isolate serow.1 chromosome 1, serow.2, whole genome shotgun sequence):
TGTGGCAGCGCCAGCTGAGGGTGCTGTCATCAGAGCAGGGAAGCTGTAATCacctcctctctcccacctctgggATCAGCATCACCACCTCTCCCCGGAACAGCAGCCGGAGCAGCCCAGACTCCTTCCCACCCACTTCTCAGAAATCAGCACTggccctctggggcttccctcccCCGTTTCACTTTTGTCTGCTGTCTGGCTTGGGAACTCCTTGGGAATACAGCAGGAGTAGTGTCTTTCACCTCTGTTCAGTGGCTGACACACAGTGGACACTCAGTGAGTCTGGATGACCAAAGGTATGAGCTGGTGGGCTGGGGGCCACCAGAGGCCAGTGCGAGAGCCTGTGCCCCCTGCTACCCACCCCTGCCTCTTCACTCAGCTCTCCCAGAGCACCAGACTCCCTCTGAAttttgctgctcctgctaagttgcaCACCATTCCCCACAGTGACCTAGCTCTGCAGGACTCAGCTCTGGTCACCCCTCACCAGGCACCTGGTGAGGTCTCGGCCTCCTAAGTCTCCCAAACAGAACAATGCCACAGTGACCACAGCCTCACAGGCATCCACTGACCTCTCAGCACAGTCTTAAGCACACTGGGACCACCCCGTGCAAGGCACAAATGCCAACCAATGAGGCACCTGCTggagtcagaaaaaaacaaaccttttttCTGGGGGTCATACCCAGGGAGCACCTTAGATTTTCTTTTGTCCTCTAAAGGTATTTTGGCTCTCCTCTCTGATCCCAGTACCAGGCCCTCCCCTCTAGTCTCTGCCTTCACAACCTACTTCCCCAGGCCTGCCTTGGAGGACATGGCCCCCATCTGACAAGCTGAACTGCCCCAGCCTCCTTTGTGCTGGGAACCTAAGCTCTCATCTCTGCTCCCCCGCTGGCCTGTATCATTCTCCCCACTCCATGCCTCCCCTCTTCACCTCATCGTCATCATCCCCCAACTCCTGACCTATGGGGAGGGCACCTGCTGGCCCAAGGTCCCAAGAGGAAGCAGCCTCTGAGCCAGCACCATGGAAGGCTCATGTCTCCAGAGCTCTGGGGTGAAGGAACCCCTCATCACCCCCGAAGGGGCTCAGGCGAGAATGTGAGCACCTCAGGCCTTGGGCCGCTCTGCCCTCCACCTCCCTTCCCCCCGGAGAGCGTTTTCCGGTGGCCGCTCACCTGGCACTGGGCTGTGGATCCTCAGCTGGTCGTGTCTCCAAGGGCAGAAGCGCAAGCGGGGAGGCTGGGGTGCCTGCAGCGTGGTCCTCCCCAAGTGGGGTGGAGGGGCTCCCAGTGGGGGAGGCTGGCTCCccgggggctggggaggaagagGTCAAGGTGCAGGCTCCAGGCAGGGGAGAACACGGAGGGCTGGGGCCCCCGTGGTGGTGGCTGGCCCCGGGCAGGAGAGGGGCTGGTGGGAAGGCAGGTTCTGGGGGGCTGGGCAGCTCTTCTGGACCAGAGCGGATGGAGGAGTCCCTGGACCCTGGAGGGGATGTGGATGGGAGGCTGGGGGGGTCCTGGCTCCCCTGAGACGTGAAGGGGTTCAAGGCATCCTCCTCTGAGAGCCCTAAGTCAGCCTGTCGGCGGCTGCCTGACGGGAACCCAGGCCCCTCTCCTACTGGATCCTGGCACTGGGCCTCAGGGTCTTCTCTCTTTGGAGTCCCCCACATCTGCTGACTCTGAAGAGCCAAGCTCTTTGAGTAATGGGGTGTGGGGGCAGGGCCCTGAGGGCAGCTGGCGGGCACAGAGAGGCAGGGCCCGGATGCCACGGGAGGGCTGGCATCCTCTGCTAGAGCTTCTGGGCCTGGCCCACCCAGCGCGGCTCCAGAGGAATGGCTGTCAGACTCCAGCTCAGGTTTCtgggcctcctcctcctgctcggCCTCCTGGGGACCACCGACAGGTGCACTTGGGATGACATCTTCTTCCCCCGTCTCTGACCCCCTGCGACTCAGCCCCCCtaccgcctcctcctcctccgcctcTTCCTCCGCTGCCGCCGcctccttctcctgggaatctgaGGGGCTGAAGAGACGCGGTGGCTTGGGAGGTGGTGTCTGGGGCTGCAGCCCCTGGTCCAACTCCCACTCAGGCTTGGACTCTGAGTCTGGCTCCGGGGGGGCCAGCCCCCCGCTCCTCTGGGGGCTCACAGGTTCTGGTGCCCGTAGCTGCAtctggggaggaggaggcagctcATCAGACGACCCTCCCTGCAGGACCGGTGAGGCAGTCTCCGCCGCAGGAGAAACGGTGACCACATCCCATGGCCAGGAATCAGCCACTGTATCGAGCTCGTGAAAGAGCTGGCTTCCACCTCGGCAGGTCTCCTCGTCCTGGTGGGCCTCAGGGGCGCTGTCTGGGTCAGGCAGCCTCTCCCACACGCTGATCACTTCTGGGGAGCTAAACAGAGACGTCGCGCTGTCTGCCGGACTCTGCCCCGCTTCCCCTCCTGGGGCCGGCAACTCCCTGTCTGCTCCGGAGGCTGAGGCTCCCGGGTGCAGCTGGGCTGACGCGGGGGGCAGACAGGCCCCTTCTGACCCGAGGGGCCCTGGGTCAGCCACACTCGTGCTCGGACAGTCCAGTCCCAAGTCCAGAGGAACTCTGGGCTCCAGCCACACGTTgctcccacctccttctcctcccacagggTCCCCCTGGGGCTCAGCTGCCTTCATTGTCATGGCCCTGAGGCCTGGGTCTTGCAGCCCAGTCGCCTCCAGCCCGGCTCCTGGTGGGGCCAGGATCTCATTCCTGGCCTCTGGACGCAGCCTGCTGGCAGCAAAGATGTTGAAGGTGTCGTCCCACTCAGGCGGGGCTTTCCCAGGGGAGGCCAGAGGGGTGGGGTTGGCCCTCGAGGCactggggagagagggagcaggTGAAGGAGAGTTAAGTGCTATGTCGGCTATGAGCTCCTCGAAGAAAGGGTTGCTCTGCAGGGAGGTGAGGAACGGGTTGGTGAGACCCGAGAATCCAGATGGGGTGGCTTCGGGGATGGCggcagcagcggcagcggcagcggcagcgggGAAGGTGGCTGCACCAAGGTTAGTGCTTAGCAGGGGAGCAGTGGGGGGGGCCGGAGTGCagggggggcaggggtggtggtgaggaagaGCAGCCAGGCCAGATTCTACCTGAGGAGACACGTCCAGGCTGTGGGGGAGACAGAATCGTGAGCCTCCTGGTTAATGCCGAGACTGGAGAGGCCCCTGCTGAGCCCCACGGCCTGCCCCCCACCCGCCTGGGGAAGAGGTGCCAGTGCTACGCAGGCTGGGCTCAGGGACGCGGGCCCGGGGACAGAGGGAAGCCCCCGGCACGTACATGATGAGGCAGCACCCCCAGGACGAGGATGCTGGACAGAGCTCATCTGATCCTCACACCAACCCCGAGGAGCAACACTCCCATTTTTACAGGTGGCATCCCAACTACGAGCCCCTGCTGACAACTACTCAATGCCAGACTGCCATCTGAAGAACCAACTAGAAAGCACTTTACATCTCTTTAtggactgagaaaagaaaataccgGCTGGTTGGGACAGGATAGACAGACCAGAGAAAAGCCAGGCGCAGGTACGTGGCTGGACGAAGTCAGGACTAACAGAACCCAGCTGGTGCCTGACCTTCTGACACCTGAAACAGCCTGGGTCCTCCTGAGCCCAGGCGGAAATGGAAGGTGATGATGGGGCTGTTATCAGATGTGACACGGTATCAACCAGACAGAACCTTCTGTTGTGGCCTTCTCGCTTTTGGGAGGGGTACCATAACCAGCCAAAGAGGATGAGACACTGCTGAGGATGTCTGCCGCCAGGCATCCACCTGGCCCGGCACCTGGCAGGCAGCCTCTCACCGAGGACACCGGCGGGCCAGGCTTGGAAGTGACCCCGCGGGGGAGACCAAGGCTGGAACGTGGCAGCAAGAGCAACTCTAGATGTCACCAGGGGCCTCCTGGGGTCCCCCACACAGATCCCTGGCTCCCCTGGGAAATCCACTCCCTGATGACACACTTCCATTAACCAAGACACGTGCTGGCCTTCAGGTGCCCCCTCCGGGCTCTCCCTGCGGGGAGCACACCCTGCACCTATCCCTTATCTGTGGCACGCAGCTGACTTGAGGAGAATGGGAAGGGACAGACTCTAAAATGAGAGCTTTTGGCTTCTCTGGGACACCCCCGGGACACAGACAGAAGGCCAGAACGATAGCACAGGGGAAAAGGGGGGGCCTGACACCCTCATTTTCAGCAGTCTGACAATGCTTTGCAGCTCAGCCCACCTGTCAGACCCAAACCTCATTGGCCGCGGCTGCTATCTCGAGTGCCATCTTCCATTCCCACAAGCCCTAAGACCCCCAATTCCTCGATCCCTGCCAGCCCAGATGGAAACATCCCGAAGAACTCCTATACATCTGTCTTCTCCGTTCAAGCAGCTCCTTCCCATGGGGAAATGCTGGGGGCGAACTCTGAGGTGGCagaggccaggcttcaacagtcagCCCATGAGGAAGGAGGGCAGGGGTAGGAGAGGCGCCTACAGAAAGAGGCCCAGGAGTCTGGAGTCAGGACGCTTCCGGGGAGCCAGGGCCCAGTCAGAGGAGGTCCCAGGGGGCTGGGCGGAGGCCGGGCCGCTCGTCTGCAGACACCAGGGGCAGGTGATGGGAAGGAGTCACGGGAGGGCTTCCCAGACAGGCTGGAGTCTATCAGCCTAGTCTCAAAGGCGGGACACAGTCAGACCCCAACCCCTGGGCTTCTCTTAAGAATCCGGCTTCCAGAGACTCTTCTGAGCCTGTTTTTGCCCTGTAATAACTCCCGCAGGCGGGGAAGAAAGAGTGGGGGGCGGGGCGTATAAAGTTTGCCTTCTCCCACCTCACCAGGGCTTTCCAGAACAGCTCTGCTTCTACGGTGAAGACACGGTGAAGACACGGAGCGAGGGAGGACCCTGGGCCCAgagttcctttctcctttcctccagaAACGTCTGCCTCAGGGGCCAGAAGAGCAGAGCCCCACCACCGCGTGGTCCAGTCCACCCCACCATCAGAGTGCCAACCCTGCTGGCGGGGCTCGGCCCCAGAAGCAGGGCTGAGCGAAGCGGAGCCAGCTCTTCCCAGTGCCCTTGATGGcaagtggacagaggagtctggcagaagCAGGTCCATCAAACATTAAACAGCCCCAAGCTTAACCCCACAGCCCTCAGCCCCGGCCTGGCCCCACTCACCCGTACGGTCTTGCAGCAATCTGGCGGACTGTCAGAGCCACAgggcaggagagggcaggggaAGGGCTGGGAGCCGCAGGCTCAGCTGGCAACCCTCCCTCCACTGGCTCCCCAGAGGGGCACACGAACCCGTTGGTATGGCACCCGCAAATGGCCTTCCCTAGAGGAAGGAGCTCCAGGTACAAAGCCTAGCTAGCAGCCGCCCCAGAGCCAGCACTTCACCACTTCATCCGCCCTCCCTGCCCCCGTGCGCCCCCCAGCTCCACGCCAGCTGCACATTCTGCAAGTTCTCACTTTACAAAGTCCCCTCCCAGGAATTCCtttgcggtccagtggttaggactccatacttTGGCTGcggagggcccaggttcaatgtcTAGTCACGGAACTAACATCCCCCAAGTTGCGCAGCCggggcaaaaacaaaaaaaaactcccCTCCCTACCACTGCACCTGACACAGATCAGAAACGCATTGCCGTGTGGGGCTGTCTTCGCAGGGTATGCTCTGAGAACAGGGCCCACTGTGCCAGCCCCGCACACTGCTGCCCTGTTCCTCCCGACCCCCACCAAGCATCGAGGCTTCAACACACCCTGACTCATCTTCTCTTCCAGGACCAAAAGCTAGGGAAAGAAATCAGAAGTCCAAGGGTCTCTGCCCCTCCGGTGTGAGAGAGTAAAACTTCAGGGCCTTAGTGTTGCTTCAGGAACCTTACAGCAATCGCATGAATCCACCACTTAACACAGCAATCGTCTGCTCACTCTGACAGGCCCCCTCTTCTTAAACACAACTGTCGCTGGGTGACCCCCTACAGCACGAAGAGGACACCCCTGTAGCTAGGGGCCAGGCTGCACTGGTGGACAGCTCTTCCTTTAGACTGAGACGAGCCGTGTGTCCTTGTTATCTCCATGCACTGGTCCCaggggcatcagttcagttcagttcagttgctcagtcatgtccaactctttgcgactccatgaatagcagcacaccaggcctccctgtccatcatcatctcccggagttcactcaaattcatgtccattgagtcggtgatgccatccagccatctcatcctctgtcgtccccttctcctcctgcccccaatccctcccagcatcagagtcttttccaatgagctaactcttcgcatcaggtggccaaagtactggagtatcaactttagcatcagtccttccaaagaacatccaggactaatctcctttagaatggactggctggatctccttgcaatccaagggactctcaagagtcttctccaacaccacacttcaaaagcatcaattcttcggcgctcagccttcttcacagtccaactctcacatccatacatgactaatggaaaaaccatagccttgactggacagacctttgttggcaaagtaatatctctgcttttgaatatgctatctaggttggtcataactttccttccaaggagtaagcgtcttttaatttcatggctgcaatcaccatctgcagtgattttggagccccaaaaaataaagtttgacgctgtttccccatctatttcccatgaagtgatggaatcggatgacatgatcttaattttctgaatgttgagctttaagccaactttttcactctcttctttcactttcatcaagaggctttttagttcctcttcactttctgccataaaggtggtgtcatctgtatatctgaggttactgatatttctcctggcaatcttgattccagcttgtgtttcttccagcccagcgtttctcacgatgtactctgcatagagttaaacaagcaaggtgacagtatacagctttgatgtactccttttcctatctggaaccagtctgttgttccatgtccagttctaactgttgcttcctgacctgcatataggtttctcaaaaggcaggtcaggtggtctggtattcccatctctctcagaattttccacagtttattgtgatccacacagtcaaaggttttggcatagtcaataaagcagaaatagatgtttttctggaactctcttgctttttccatgatccagtggatgttggcaatttgatctctggttcctctgccttttctaaaactaccttgaacatctggaagttcatggttcacatattgctgaagcctggcttggagaattttgagcattactttactagcgtgtgagatgagtgcaattgtgcagtagtttgagcattctttggcattgcctttctttgggattggaatgaaaactgaccttttccacttgacttcacattccaggatgtctggctctaggtgagtgatcacaccattgtgattatcttggttgtaaagatcttttttgtacggttcttctgtgtattcttgccacctcttcttaatatcttctgcttctgttaggtccataccatttctgtcctttatcgagcccatctttgcatgaaatgttcccttggtatctctaattttcttgaagagatctctagtctttcccattctgttgttttcctctattcctttgcactgatctctgaggaaggctttcttatctctccttgctattctctggaactctgcattcagatgcttatatctttcctttcctcctttgcctttcacttctcttcttttcacagctatttgtaaggggcATGGAGATCTAGAGAGGCTCTCCCCCAGACACTCCCTGAAAAGGCCAAAGCCGACCTTTCAGGCATTCCCACCCCAGCCAAAATGCCTTCAGCCAGCACCCCCACGACTCCATCTCCTGGCATCTAACAGGTACCCTAATGTTCAGGAAATGTAACAAGACACCCTCTCCCTTCATCTGGGCAGTGAGGTGATCCgggcggggggtggaggggggggcgGAAGGGGTGCCTGTATGCTGCCACGTAGGGAGATCATAAGAGTTATCTTCCAAACCAGAATAGTTTTAATATAGTAAAGGGGACTATGCCAGGAAAACAGGCATAAACAGGACTTCGAGCCTCATTACCTCTAAGTCACTAGCACACGCCAGAGTCACGGGTTTACACCACTAAGGATGCCCCTGAGACCCCAAGTTCTCTCAGCAGCCAGCGCACACTCCAGGTTCATCGAGATCTCGCTGTTCACACCTGGTGAGAGGCTGGGGCTGATGCAGAGACTGCTAAAGACCACCACAATACATATGCCTCTAGGCTGGACCATGAGtgctctcaattaaaaaaaaaaaaatgtttttatataacaCCTGATCTGCTACTGAGCACAAAGATCCACGGTTAGTGTGAAAGGAGGGACAGGAGCCTGAGGTGCCCTAAGAGGTCACCCTAAGAGGATCAGAAAGGGACAGACACAGAAACCACCTGTTTTGGCACTGGTGGGTTTTACACGCACGGTCATGATGGTCCTAAAACACACACTAAAGTAGCCTGTGCTTCAGCCCAGGATGAATGGCCCACAGCAGGGCTGGTAAGCAGGGCCTACTCCAACGGCCCAGATGTGAACCACCCactgcccccaacacacacacacatgctggtaGGGGCTAGTGTGGCAGTCACGGGACCTGGCGGACAAGGGGCAAGGCAGGAGGAGCGGGAGGACCCCCTTCCTGGCCTCTCATACTCTGGCTCCTTCTCCAACAGCAACAGCTTTTCTCTGCATGCCGAGCACAGTACATCCTGCCTGCGGCCTCTCCCGGGGGCGCAGTGCCATGTGGGAGCACTAGAGGGCGCCGCTGCCCTGCCTAGTGAGGCACGCCCAGCACCCCTCAAAGGTAGCCCTGGGGCAGAGGCACCCAAACCTCTGGGTCTGCAGACAGGCTCCCCTGGGGGTCTCGCAGCTACATTCAGTCACTCCAGTTCTAGGTGTCCAACTTACGGCTTCCTACCACAAGTTCCTCCTGCTCACCTCTTACTCTCTGCTCAAAAGCCCCAAGCCCTCTGAGTAGACACCAAAGGTGGTTTCTC
Coding sequences:
- the RAB11FIP5 gene encoding rab11 family-interacting protein 5 isoform X1 → MALVRGAEPAAGPSRWLPTHVQVTVLRARGLRGKSSGAGSTSDAYTVIQVGREKYSTSVVEKTPGCPEWREECSFELPPGALDGLLRAQEADAGPAPWAAGSAAACQLVLTTMHRSLIGVDKFLGQATVALDEVFGAGRAQHTQWYKLRSKAGKKEKERGEIQVTIQFTRNNLSASMFDLSVKDKPRSPFSKIKDKMKGKKKFDLESASAILPSSALEDPELGSLGKMGKAKGFFLRNKLRKSSLTQSNTSLGSDSTLSSASGSLAYQGPGAELLTRSPSRSSWLSSEGGRDSAQSPKLLKHKRTYSDEASQMRAAPPRALLDLQGHLDGASRSSLCVNGSHIYNEEPSAPPRHRSSISGPFPPSSSLHAGSSRPSEEGPRSADDSWARGGHRPSSSEAAPGQEELSSQARVLAAGPCRSGEEEGARPSEGRPVQVATPMVASSEAAVEKEGARKEERKPRMGLFHHHHQGLSRSEMGRRGSLGEKGGPTLGASPHHSSSGEEKAKSSWFGLREAKEPSQKPSLDVSPQVESGLAALPHHHPCPPCTPAPPTAPLLSTNLGAATFPAAAAAAAAAAIPEATPSGFSGLTNPFLTSLQSNPFFEELIADIALNSPSPAPSLPSASRANPTPLASPGKAPPEWDDTFNIFAASRLRPEARNEILAPPGAGLEATGLQDPGLRAMTMKAAEPQGDPVGGEGGGSNVWLEPRVPLDLGLDCPSTSVADPGPLGSEGACLPPASAQLHPGASASGADRELPAPGGEAGQSPADSATSLFSSPEVISVWERLPDPDSAPEAHQDEETCRGGSQLFHELDTVADSWPWDVVTVSPAAETASPVLQGGSSDELPPPPQMQLRAPEPVSPQRSGGLAPPEPDSESKPEWELDQGLQPQTPPPKPPRLFSPSDSQEKEAAAAEEEAEEEEAVGGLSRRGSETGEEDVIPSAPVGGPQEAEQEEEAQKPELESDSHSSGAALGGPGPEALAEDASPPVASGPCLSVPASCPQGPAPTPHYSKSLALQSQQMWGTPKREDPEAQCQDPVGEGPGFPSGSRRQADLGLSEEDALNPFTSQGSQDPPSLPSTSPPGSRDSSIRSGPEELPSPPEPAFPPAPLLPGASHHHGGPSPPCSPLPGACTLTSSSPAPGEPASPTGSPSTPLGEDHAAGTPASPLALLPLETRPAEDPQPSASPHPVRPLSTAPVEGSPDRKQSRSSLSTALSSGLEKLKTVTSGSIQPVAPAPQVGQTADAKRLKDSDVLDQSAKYYHLTHDELIGLLLQRERELSQRDEHVQELESYIDRLLVRIMESSPTLLQIPPAPPK